In Thermanaerovibrio velox DSM 12556, the genomic stretch TTCTCCCCTATCTTGGCTATGTTCTCCATCACCAGGTCCTTTATCTTCTTCTCCGGGTCCCTTATGTAGGGCTGCTCGAGCAGGCAGGTTTCCTCGTAAAACTTATTGACCCTGCCCTCTGCGATCTTGTCCACTATATGGGCCGGCTTGCCCTCTTCTAGGGCCTGCTTCCGATAGATCTCCTTCTCCCTTTCAAGGTCCTCAGAGGGGACATCCTCGGGGGATACGTATTGAGGATTGGCGGCGGCAATGTGCATGGCTATCTCATGCCCGAGCTTCTTAAACTCGTCGGTCCTGGCCACAAAATCGGTCTCACAGTTGATCTCCAACAGAACGCCTATCTTGCCGTTGGTATGGATGTAGCTGAAGACCAACCCCTCGGCGGCGGTACGACCAACCTTCTTGGCCGCCTTGGCAAGACCCTTCTCCCGAAGGTAGTCCACTGCCTTCTCGATGTTCCCTCCACACTCCGCCAACGCCTTCTTGCAATCCAAAACTCCAGCTCCGGTACGAGCCCTAAGGTCCTTCACCGCTTCCATATCCACAGACATCACTAGGCCTCCTTCCAGCCCTTGCGCTCCTCAAGCTCCTGGTTGACCAGTACCTCTGCGACATCCGAGTACTCATCGTGAAGCTTCTCCCGGACCTCGATGACGTCCTCCACCGACTCCTCCTCCGCAACGGCCTCGGCGGCAGGAGCAGGCATGCCGTCAACTCCCTGACGTCCCTCTATAAAGGCATTGGCCATCAGACCAGTGATGAGCTCAATAGCCCTTATGGCATCGTCGTTCCCGGGGATCGGATAATCGATGAGCTCGGGGTCACAGTTGGTATCAACTATGGCAACCACAGGGATTCCAAGCTTGGCAGCCTCAAGGACCGCTATGTTCTCCCTCCTGGGGTCGATCACGAAAAGCGCATCCGGCATATCCCTCATGTCCCTTATGCCGGAGAGGTACTTCTCCAGCTTCTCCCGCTCCTTGCGAAGCTGGATGATCTCCTTCTTGGGATAGCGGTTAATGGAACCATCCGCCTCCATCTTCTGAAGCTCGATCATGCGATTGATCCGGCGCCTTATGGTAGCAAAGTTGGTGAGAAGCCCGCCAAGCCAGCGCTGGTTTATGTAAAACTGGCCACAGCGAAGGGCCTCGTTCCGTATGGGCTCCTGGGCCTGCCGCTTGGTGCCCACGAAGAGCATGCTGCCCCCCTCCTTGGCCACCTCCCGAACGAAGCTGTAAGCCCTCTCAAGACCCTTCACCGTCTTCTGAAGATCAATGATGTAGATCCCGTTCCGCTCGGTGAATATGTATGGCTTCATCTTCGGGTTCCAGCGCCTGGTCTGGTGACCGAAGTGAACCCCACACTCCAACAACTGCTTCATGCTCACTACCGCCATGTGGTTTCCCTCCTTGTTTTTACCTCCACGGGCGTCATATCCCATGGGAACCCCGTACGTTCACAGGGCAACACCCAATAGATCCGCCCGTGTGCGGACTACCGCTGGGCAGTATATCACGATAGTCGTTGACCTTCAAGGCATGTCGGTATAGGATACATACCTACGGGGGGCATTAACCCCTGAGTTCTACGAGCATACCATATCGTTAGGAGCTGAAGAGTTGAAATGAACTCTAAGAAGACCAAGAACACCACAGGGAAAACCGCAGTGCTTAACCGGTTAAAGCGCTTAGAGGGACAGATACGAGGCATACAGAAGATGATAGAGGATGAAAAGCCCTGCAAAGATATACTTATCCAGCTGAACGCCGCGAGGAAGGCAATGCAGAACGCGTCCATCGCGGTGCTCAAGAACTACCTTAACCAGTGCATAAGCCAAGCGGCCTCAGAAGTCCCCAAGGAAAAAATGGACGAGCTGGAGAGGCTCATCAAGGCCATGATAGACCTCACCCCTCTGGACGGGGAGCAATGAACCCGAGGAGCAGCGGATCCGTACATTCTGCTCCGCAGAAGGGATCAAAGAGCTTGCCGTCTTCGATGCAATACTGCGCATAAAAGGGGGTGGTGGAAACGCTAGCCCCCTGTGTGACCGCTGCAAGCTTACCCCAAAACCCCACGTCAGAGATGGCCGCAAAAACCCTCCGTTCGGCCTCGTCCGGAGCAATGCGGAAGTCTAATACATGCTTAGCACCTGAAGCTTGGAGGGCCCCCTCCTCAAGCTCCAGCGGGCGCTTCGGGGCAACCTCCTCGAGGGAGCCGAATAGGCCGTTCAAGAGCCATAAACCTCTTACGTAGGATGGCCTAGCAAACATCCTACGCACCAAGTACTCCCCCCGAATCAAGTAAAAGGGGATCCACAGAGCCTCATCGCAACCCCGTCGATGGACGTCCAAGTATAACAAGGGCATAACACACACCCCCTAACCCATAAAGGGGACACACAGAAAAAAACGGGTGCGGCCCCCAGCGGGAGACCCAGCTTGCCGTGGCACCCGCAGCTCATCGTTTACCGTTGCTTCCTTCCGGACCTGGCGGGGTTCACGAGGCTGCGCCGCACGGGGCTAGGCCTCCCGCTGGAGGCCGCAACACTACCGATGGGCAAAAGTCCCAACACAAACGCGGGGCCCGTAGGGCCCCACACAACTCGCACAAACCATGGCGGAGAGGGAGGGATTTGAACCCTCGGGGCGGCTTTTATACCGCCCACTCGCTCTCCAGGCGAGCGCCTTCGACCACTCAGCCACCTCTCCGCATCCTCGATCGGTCACGCGGGGAATAATACCTAATCACAAGGAATATTTCAAGCCCCCTAGGGCATTTTCTTTATCATACACATCAATTCCGGGAGATGTTAGTCCTTGCCCATAAGCCTCCTCACAAACTGAAGCGCATAATCTTGCTCGGATATTATCCTACTGGACTCCGATGAATCCAGAGAAGAAAGGTCTTTCCCAACCGCCTTGAGAAAAGCATACCCCAGCGCCATTACCGTTTCCTGGTTTTTCTTCATCAGTCGCTTTTCAAGTTTTGCACGGCGCCTTTCAAGATCTGCCAAAAGCTCCTCAGGACTCCTTCTTGGCCTCCTGGCCCTTTTAGGCTTATCAGATCCAGAAGCGGACTTATCTACCACAATACAACACCTCCAAATATGAAGACTATGATTCAGGAAAACTATATCATTCAATAGAATATGTCAAGCACCACAAAAACAATAAAGCTACCAAATCCTCGAACTCCCGCAACTTTTAGGCTATTACGCCCCCTAAAATACACCAGATCTCATAAGAGGTTAGTCTAATCGCCAAGGCCAACGTTACAGGAGCTCAAAAGCGCGTGCACATCCTGATCCAAACAAGCAAGAGCACTATGTATAAAGATTAGGACCTCAACTTATGACTAAATAACCAAGGCAAGCAGGACATGCCGATTAAAAATGGCTGAATTGAGCTAGCAGCTCTAGAATGGAAATCGGTGAATCAAAGGCAGGGAATGACAAAAACACGCTAAAAACGACAACAAAAAAGCAGGGCCTAAGAATGGCCCTGCTGCTTACCCAAATGGCGGAGAGGGTGGGATTTGAACCCACGAGACGGCTCAGCACCGCCTAGACGATTTCGAGTCGCCCGCCTTCGACCACTCGGCCACCCCTCCACGCAAAACAACACAACGGAGAAACGATGAGAATTATATTCAACCCTCCGCGGATTGTCCAGCTCTAACACCCCTGCGGGATTTGAAAAAGGCCCACAGTAAACGCCGCGATTCCTCCGCCTTCTCTCCCTCGAACACCCTACATCGAAGAGGCTGCCTGGGATCCCTAAGGACATCATACAGGGATCCACATGCCCCAGCCTTGGGATCCCTTAGCGAAAAATGTACCTCCCCTATGCGGCTCTGCAATATGGCACCCGCACACATAACACAGGGCTCCAACGTCACATAGATGGAGGCCCCATCAAGCCGCCAGCGACCAAGCCGGGAACATGCATCCCTTATAGCCACCATTTCCGCATGCCCTAAAGGATCTTGGTCAACCTCCCTGACATTCCTGCCCCTACCTACAACCCGGCCCGCCACGACGATAACCGCCCCCACCGGCACGTCACCAGCCTCAAAGGCAGCTCGGGCCTCACTAAGGGCTTCTTCCATAAAGATACTGCTCATTCAGCCCCTTAAAACGATGGCAGGTTCCGGCCGGCGAAAATCTCCGCCATCTCCTTCTTGATCTCCTGCTTTATCCTCTTCTTCTCCCCAGGAAGAAGCGACTTCTTACCGGTACCAAAGAGATAGTTGTCCAGGTCGAAGTCCTTTATTATCATCTTTGTATTGAATATGTTCTCCTGATATATGTTAACATCAATGAACTGATAAAGTTCACGGGTATCCTTTGATATGAAGTTTTGTATGGAGTTTATCTTGTGGTCCAGGAAGAACTTCTCCCCCGATATGTCCCTCGTAAAGCCCCTCACCCTGTAGTCTATGATGGCGATGTCAGGCGAGAAAGTATGCAACAGGTAGTTAAGGGCCTTAAGTGGCGATATCCTGCCGCAGGTTGATACGTCTATATCAGCCCTGAAAGTACATACCCCTCGGTCCGGGTGGCTTTCCGGGTAGGTATGAACAGTTATATGGCTCTTATCCAAATGTGCGAGATACGTCTGGGGAAGGGGTCCGGGGCTCTCCCCTTCATCCTGCTCCTGACAGTGATCTGCCTGGCTCTCTCCTACCTTCTCCTCCGATATAAGCAGCGCCACGCTTGCCCCTTGGGGATCGTAATCCTGATAGGCTACGTTCAATATATTAGCTCCTATGATGTTGGCCACCTCCGTGAGTATGGTGGTCAACCTCGTGGCGTTGTACTCCTCGTCTATGTAGTCTATGTACGCGTTACGATGCTCAGGAGTCTTGGCGTAACATATATCGTAAAGATTGAAGCTCAAGGACTTAGTTAGGTTGTTGAAGCCATAAAGCTTCAGCTTCTTAAGCTTCTTGATCTTCTTCATCGGCTTGATTTCCAATGATCCATCCCCTTCCTGCAAAGCTCGTTTCCTGATAATCTAGAACCCAGAGAGTAAGAATAGCACATCTGCCAAGGGGCGCAAGGAGATTCATGATTAATTATCAAAAAAATACCCCCAAAGCAGTTGGACAAGGCGGTGCACCAGTTGGAACCATCGGTTTTGATATTCGCTGTTTCATATCTCATCCTAGCCATAGGACAGCCTCCCATCCTTCGCATAGACCGGACAGGGGCGGTCATAATCGGTGCCTCCCTTATGGTCTTCGTAGGAGCCATATCCATGGAGGATGCGTACAAATCCATAGATTACAGGACCTTGGCCACCCTCTTCGGTCTTATGGTCCTGGTGGCACACTTCAGACTCTCCGGGGCGGTAAACCTTCTATCCGCCTGGGTCCTGAAACGGGCAGGCACGCCTAACGGGCTTCTCATCTTCGTCATCGCCGCAGCGGGCGTACTTTCAGCCCTGTTCGTGAACGATACCATATGCCTCCTGTTCACACCGATGCTGCTGAGGTTGACCTACTCCATGGGCACCGACCCACGACCACACCTGCTGGCCCTTTGCATGGCGGCCAACGTGGGCAGCGCTGCCACGATAACCGGAAACCCCCAGAACCTGATAATAGGAATGGCTTCAGGGATCAATTATGGAAAGTTCTTCATAAACATGCTGGTCCCATCAGCAGCGGGGCTCCTTTTTACTTACGTGGCCATCAGGATCTTCTACAGGCACCAGTTGACCACACCAACGACACAGCACAAGGATTCCGGGAACTTCCCATATCACAAAGCCATGGTCATCAAGTTCATCTTTTTAAGCACCGCTTGCCTCGCGGGCTTCTTCTCCGGTTTACCCATAGAAGTGGTTGCAATGGCCATAGCCTCTTGTTTCCTTATTACAAGAAGGGTAAAGCCAGAAAAGGTGTACCAAATGATAGACTTCAAACTTCTCCTCCTTTTCATCGGATTGTTCGTGATAATGGGCGGCTTCCAGGGATCCAAGGCTTTTACCTGGCTATCCGACCTCAGCACCATTGCCTTAAGGGGGAGCATCTCCCTTTCTTTCGTGTCCGCAGGTCTTTCCAACTTGGTAAGCAACGTCCCTGCGGTGATGCTCCTTAAACCCCTCGTGAAAACCCTCGGGTTGGGTGACAGGGGATGGCTAATCCTTGCCATGAGCTCCACCTTCGCAGGGAACCTGACCATACTGGGATCCATAGCGAACATAATAGTCGTAGAAGGAGCATCCGGGAGGGTCAGGATATCATTCATGGAACACCTTAAGGTGGGCCTTCCTGTAACCCTCACCAGCATATCGTTCGGAATCTGGTGGCTAAACAACTTCTACATCTAAATTTCAATAGCTCACCCAGATCTAATTGATCGCTCAAAAACGCCTTTGTAATGGGGGGACGCCCATGTGCGGCAAATCCATCGGAACGATCTCAACCCCGATAGGCCCCATCATGGTGACGGCAGAGGGGGATGCGATCACAGGGATCAAGGTCATAGTAGGACAGGAGCCCAAAGGTTGTTGCCCATCTCCTGTGGTTCAAAACGCCATGGAACAACTTATCGAGTACTTTGAAGGGAAAAGAAGGGAATTTCATCTTAGGGTAGAGCCCAGGGGAACGACCTTCCAACGCCAAGTCTTTAATGCCTTGACAGGGATACCCTACGGTCAAACCCAAAGCTATGGAGACATCGCAAAATCCATGGGATCCCCAATGGCGGCAAGGGCCGTGGGAAGAGCCTGTGCCGCCAACCCAATAATCATAGTGATCCCATGCCATAGGGTCGTGGGACGCAACGGGCTCGGGGGATTCTCTGCTCCAGGCGGATCTGAGACCAAGGTGTTTCTCATAAACCTGGAGAGATCCAATCCGACTAAATAAGCTAAACAAAACAGCAACTACGGACTCCACTGGGCCGCCTTAAGCCCATAAGAAGCCGCAGGAGGGAAAAGCTAACCATACTTAAGCCCCTCTTCAAGAAGAAGTAGTAGAAAGAGGAAGGAAACGACAGGGCCGGATAAAACAAAAAAAGGCCCCTAAGGGCCTAAAAATCATGGCGTGCCCGCCGGGATTCGAACCCGGGACCTTTGGCTCCGGAGGCCAACACTCTATCCAGCTGAGCTACGGACACGCTTGACGGTGCATATATTACCACGGAGAAGGACGAAGCGCAACCTTATCCAGGCTTTAACTTTTAGATCACCTGGCGAAACGAACCACCGTTACGCCATGTCCCCCTTCTCCTGGCCCCCCAAGACGGAAGGACTCCACGAACGGCAGGCGCCTAAGCAGGTCATGGACCGCCCTTCTCAGTATGCCCTCACCGCGTCCGTGTATTATCTCCACTTCTCCGTAACCCACGCGGTAGGCTTGGTCTATATACCTCTCCACCAGGGGCATCGCTTCATCCAACGTCATGCCCCTTATCATGATAGAGCTCAAGACCTTCTCGGGGGTAGATACCGTAACCTTGGACTGGGGCACCTTGAGCGGAGATGCCGATAGGACCAGGTTTTTGAGGGGGACTCTTATCCTCATGGCCCCCGATACCACAACCCCATGATCTCCATCTATCTCCGCCAGCTCCCCCTTCACCGCACTCCCTCTTATCTCCACCACATCGCCCACCGACAATCCTCGATCCGAAACAGGAGACGGCAGATCAAGCACATCAGATCCAAGCTGATCCAGGGTGGCGGCGGCACGCCTGACCTTCTCCCTTCCCCTTTGGTAGGCCCTCTGGGCCTCCGCATGGGACTTGCTGCGAAGCTCCACCAAAAGGGCCTTGGCCTCTTCCTCCGCCCGATGCACCAACTGCTCCGCTTTAACCTTGGCTTCTCTTATTATCGACTCCGAATCCGACAGGACCTTGCCATACTTGGCCAAGTAATCCCGCTTCATCGCATCTAGCTCTGCTCTCAAGGCCTCCACTTCCTTAAGCCTCAAGTCTAAATCCCTTTGTCGATCCTCCAGCCCCTTTAGAAGGAGATCCACTCCCGTCGGAGACCTGCCCATCTCGTCCTTTGCCCTTCTTATAACCTCAGGGGGCATCTTAAGCCTCTCCGCTATGAGTATCGCATTGCTGCTGCCGGGTATACCCATAAGAAGCCTGTAAGTAGGGGACAACGTTACAGGGTCGAACTCCATAGACGCAGCCTCAACACGAGGCGTGGTCATGGCAAAATGTTTTATCCTGTTATGATGTGTCGTGGCTATCAGAAGGCACCGACGACCTAGGAAGTACTCCAACACCGCAACTCCCAGCGCAGAACCCTCCTCAGGATCCGTACCGGCTCCTAGCTCGTCCAGCAAGACCAATGACCTATCGGTCACCCGTTCCATTATGTTCCTAAGCTGATTTATATGGCCGCTGAACGTGGATAGGTTCTGTTCTATGCTCTGCTCATCCCCTATGTCGGCAAAGAGCTCCCCTATATCCCCCACCTTAGTGCCCTCGGAACAAGGAACCGGGAAACCCAACCAGGCGAGGTACACCACCACCCCCGAGGTCTTAAGCGCCACGGTCTTGCCTCCCGTGTTGGGACCGGTTATCACGAGCATCCTAAACCTTTCACCACAGGAGATATCCAGCGGCACCGCTCTATCATCCAAGAGGGGATGCTTCGCACCCTTAAGGCAAAAGCTTCTTTCCCCTGTTACCTCCGGTACCGTCCACTTTTTAGACCTCATCATGTCCACCTGGGCCCAGAGTAGATCAACGGTACCCAAGGCCTCATCGGTGTTCAACAAAGCCCCCTCTCGGGCCAGCAACATCTCCGTGAGCTCCTTAAGGATCCTCTCCTCCTCTTCCCGCTCATCATTGGTGAGCAATGACATGCGGTTGTTCAAGGGCAAAAGCTGAGAGGGTTCCACGTAGACGCTGTTACCAGAGGCAGACCGTTCGGTAACGATACCGGGAAATGTCCCGGCCATATCAGACCTCACCAGGGCACAAAACCTACCGTTCCGAAGAACGAGAACCTTGTCCTGCAGCATCGACGCCAAGTGAGAGCTGGACAATATGTCGTTCCATCGGCTCCTAACCTGATGGCGGAGGTCCCTCATCTTTTGGCGTATATCCTTAAGCCTGTCGGAAGCTCGATCATAGAGCCCCCCGTCATCGTCCAAAACGTCCAGGCTAGAGAGCTCCTCCTCCCAGTCCGGGAAGCACCGCATAAGATCCCGCAATGCCTCGTGCTCCGAAGCATCCTCCTTAAGCCTGGCCTTCACCCTTTGGGCCAACCAAAGGTTGATCCTAAAGCGAACCAGCTCTGCCCCACTCAACCAGCCATACGATTTTGCCTCCCTTATAAGACCATCAAGAGGGGCAGCCCTGTAGTCCCACGGGTAGTCACCTCTCCTTATAACCGAGGATTCAAAGGCCCTTAGGACCTCAAACCTCCTCTTGAGAGCCCCTACATCCCCCGCTGGAGGCAAGGACAACGCTCGCCT encodes the following:
- the tsf gene encoding translation elongation factor Ts; this encodes MSVDMEAVKDLRARTGAGVLDCKKALAECGGNIEKAVDYLREKGLAKAAKKVGRTAAEGLVFSYIHTNGKIGVLLEINCETDFVARTDEFKKLGHEIAMHIAAANPQYVSPEDVPSEDLEREKEIYRKQALEEGKPAHIVDKIAEGRVNKFYEETCLLEQPYIRDPEKKIKDLVMENIAKIGENIVVRRFTRYAISE
- the rpsB gene encoding 30S ribosomal protein S2; amino-acid sequence: MAVVSMKQLLECGVHFGHQTRRWNPKMKPYIFTERNGIYIIDLQKTVKGLERAYSFVREVAKEGGSMLFVGTKRQAQEPIRNEALRCGQFYINQRWLGGLLTNFATIRRRINRMIELQKMEADGSINRYPKKEIIQLRKEREKLEKYLSGIRDMRDMPDALFVIDPRRENIAVLEAAKLGIPVVAIVDTNCDPELIDYPIPGNDDAIRAIELITGLMANAFIEGRQGVDGMPAPAAEAVAEEESVEDVIEVREKLHDEYSDVAEVLVNQELEERKGWKEA
- a CDS encoding metal-sensitive transcriptional regulator, whose amino-acid sequence is MNSKKTKNTTGKTAVLNRLKRLEGQIRGIQKMIEDEKPCKDILIQLNAARKAMQNASIAVLKNYLNQCISQAASEVPKEKMDELERLIKAMIDLTPLDGEQ
- a CDS encoding nucleoside deaminase; the encoded protein is MEEALSEARAAFEAGDVPVGAVIVVAGRVVGRGRNVREVDQDPLGHAEMVAIRDACSRLGRWRLDGASIYVTLEPCVMCAGAILQSRIGEVHFSLRDPKAGACGSLYDVLRDPRQPLRCRVFEGEKAEESRRLLWAFFKSRRGVRAGQSAEG
- the speD gene encoding adenosylmethionine decarboxylase encodes the protein MKKIKKLKKLKLYGFNNLTKSLSFNLYDICYAKTPEHRNAYIDYIDEEYNATRLTTILTEVANIIGANILNVAYQDYDPQGASVALLISEEKVGESQADHCQEQDEGESPGPLPQTYLAHLDKSHITVHTYPESHPDRGVCTFRADIDVSTCGRISPLKALNYLLHTFSPDIAIIDYRVRGFTRDISGEKFFLDHKINSIQNFISKDTRELYQFIDVNIYQENIFNTKMIIKDFDLDNYLFGTGKKSLLPGEKKRIKQEIKKEMAEIFAGRNLPSF
- a CDS encoding SLC13 family permease, with amino-acid sequence MHQLEPSVLIFAVSYLILAIGQPPILRIDRTGAVIIGASLMVFVGAISMEDAYKSIDYRTLATLFGLMVLVAHFRLSGAVNLLSAWVLKRAGTPNGLLIFVIAAAGVLSALFVNDTICLLFTPMLLRLTYSMGTDPRPHLLALCMAANVGSAATITGNPQNLIIGMASGINYGKFFINMLVPSAAGLLFTYVAIRIFYRHQLTTPTTQHKDSGNFPYHKAMVIKFIFLSTACLAGFFSGLPIEVVAMAIASCFLITRRVKPEKVYQMIDFKLLLLFIGLFVIMGGFQGSKAFTWLSDLSTIALRGSISLSFVSAGLSNLVSNVPAVMLLKPLVKTLGLGDRGWLILAMSSTFAGNLTILGSIANIIVVEGASGRVRISFMEHLKVGLPVTLTSISFGIWWLNNFYI
- a CDS encoding methylated-DNA--[protein]-cysteine S-methyltransferase yields the protein MCGKSIGTISTPIGPIMVTAEGDAITGIKVIVGQEPKGCCPSPVVQNAMEQLIEYFEGKRREFHLRVEPRGTTFQRQVFNALTGIPYGQTQSYGDIAKSMGSPMAARAVGRACAANPIIIVIPCHRVVGRNGLGGFSAPGGSETKVFLINLERSNPTK
- a CDS encoding endonuclease MutS2, with product MICDANTYRVLEVDKVLGIVSGFCRGELGVRRALSLPPAGDVGALKRRFEVLRAFESSVIRRGDYPWDYRAAPLDGLIREAKSYGWLSGAELVRFRINLWLAQRVKARLKEDASEHEALRDLMRCFPDWEEELSSLDVLDDDGGLYDRASDRLKDIRQKMRDLRHQVRSRWNDILSSSHLASMLQDKVLVLRNGRFCALVRSDMAGTFPGIVTERSASGNSVYVEPSQLLPLNNRMSLLTNDEREEEERILKELTEMLLAREGALLNTDEALGTVDLLWAQVDMMRSKKWTVPEVTGERSFCLKGAKHPLLDDRAVPLDISCGERFRMLVITGPNTGGKTVALKTSGVVVYLAWLGFPVPCSEGTKVGDIGELFADIGDEQSIEQNLSTFSGHINQLRNIMERVTDRSLVLLDELGAGTDPEEGSALGVAVLEYFLGRRCLLIATTHHNRIKHFAMTTPRVEAASMEFDPVTLSPTYRLLMGIPGSSNAILIAERLKMPPEVIRRAKDEMGRSPTGVDLLLKGLEDRQRDLDLRLKEVEALRAELDAMKRDYLAKYGKVLSDSESIIREAKVKAEQLVHRAEEEAKALLVELRSKSHAEAQRAYQRGREKVRRAAATLDQLGSDVLDLPSPVSDRGLSVGDVVEIRGSAVKGELAEIDGDHGVVVSGAMRIRVPLKNLVLSASPLKVPQSKVTVSTPEKVLSSIMIRGMTLDEAMPLVERYIDQAYRVGYGEVEIIHGRGEGILRRAVHDLLRRLPFVESFRLGGPGEGGHGVTVVRFAR